One Nostoc sp. UHCC 0302 DNA window includes the following coding sequences:
- a CDS encoding DUF4335 domain-containing protein gives MPISNSVIRRYTPPTCTLEVLAQSSPLSRWTGRTVLKQLNFELRFDDPRLPEERRVLIRGDRDQLEALCDAVTIYVQEFLQQSPESFWVTFSGPLESTEALDDPETKDLQQSSLSTKTLKALNSEIPRANIYLEPSSYLTHNLFLGSLANQTSGSVIQLTLLQLFDLASALDEYSADIMALPTLNTSSSSPRLPTWAPVAAVVALALGLTPVTWQYANSIRQKQQQTAKTAAPQEAEIALNSSPSLDFPTPQTGLTPPPPTDLQSSLPTLGSTPPLPTSALPSRPQTLPNSTFSNNSQILPNSSLPTASQTSTNSSLSGKSQISSSSSLTTTSQTAPNSNLSKAPPLFTKDALTIPRSTTPTLPTNPATAPNQIPGQQVATQPNVGQNPSALNPQTGIALAQRQNLASRQQTNDSIENSVPPVGDKLSLNSPSRTAENNPFIDRLGNGSKPPSPPEVSTNGTLFDTPQIAEAREYIKKRWQPPTGLRQTLEYSLLLGIDGKVERILPLNKPAREFVNDAGIPDIGKPFVSANRYGQNVRIRVVLTPDGKVQTFPESE, from the coding sequence ATGCCTATATCAAATTCTGTTATTCGTCGCTACACACCTCCCACTTGCACCCTAGAAGTCTTGGCGCAAAGTTCGCCTTTGTCTCGTTGGACGGGAAGAACTGTTCTAAAACAGCTCAATTTTGAACTTCGGTTCGACGATCCGCGACTACCAGAAGAACGTAGAGTTCTTATTCGAGGCGATCGCGACCAACTTGAAGCTTTATGTGATGCGGTCACAATCTACGTACAAGAATTTTTACAGCAATCGCCAGAAAGCTTTTGGGTAACATTCTCCGGCCCCTTAGAGTCAACCGAAGCGCTGGATGACCCAGAAACCAAAGATTTACAACAATCTTCGCTGTCTACCAAAACATTAAAAGCCCTGAATTCTGAGATACCAAGGGCAAACATCTACTTAGAACCTAGTAGCTATTTAACTCATAATTTATTTCTCGGTTCTCTTGCCAATCAGACTTCTGGTTCTGTAATCCAACTCACTCTGCTGCAACTATTCGATTTAGCAAGCGCCTTAGATGAATACTCGGCTGATATCATGGCGTTACCAACTCTCAATACCAGCAGTTCAAGTCCGAGACTACCTACTTGGGCCCCAGTTGCCGCAGTGGTAGCATTAGCTCTAGGTTTAACACCAGTCACTTGGCAATATGCTAATAGCATCAGACAAAAGCAACAGCAGACGGCCAAAACAGCAGCTCCCCAAGAGGCAGAAATTGCTCTAAACTCTTCACCTTCGCTAGACTTTCCCACACCTCAAACCGGACTGACTCCCCCACCTCCAACAGATTTACAATCATCACTGCCAACTTTAGGTTCTACCCCTCCACTTCCTACTTCCGCTTTGCCCTCAAGACCCCAGACATTACCTAATTCCACTTTCTCCAACAATTCTCAAATACTTCCAAATTCTAGTTTGCCAACGGCTTCTCAAACATCGACCAATTCGAGTCTCTCTGGTAAGTCTCAAATATCTTCTAGTTCCAGTTTGACCACCACTTCCCAAACAGCCCCCAATTCTAATCTCTCTAAAGCACCACCATTATTTACAAAAGATGCATTAACTATACCAAGGTCGACAACTCCCACTCTTCCCACCAATCCAGCTACAGCACCTAATCAAATCCCAGGGCAGCAAGTTGCTACTCAACCAAATGTAGGGCAGAACCCCTCAGCTTTAAATCCCCAAACAGGAATTGCTCTGGCCCAGAGGCAGAATCTAGCATCTAGGCAACAAACTAATGATTCTATTGAGAATTCAGTTCCTCCCGTTGGAGATAAACTCTCATTGAATAGCCCTTCTAGAACAGCTGAAAATAATCCATTTATCGATAGATTAGGCAATGGAAGCAAACCGCCCTCGCCACCAGAGGTCAGTACTAATGGCACATTATTTGATACACCTCAAATAGCAGAAGCTAGAGAATACATTAAAAAGCGCTGGCAACCACCAACTGGATTGCGGCAAACATTAGAATATAGTTTGTTACTGGGAATTGACGGCAAAGTTGAACGAATTCTTCCTCTGAATAAGCCAGCCAGAGAATTCGTTAACGACGCTGGTATCCCTGACATTGGTAAACCATTCGTTTCTGCTAATAGGTACGGTCAAAATGTCAGAATTCGAGTTGTTCTAACTCCAGATGGGAAAGTACAAACATTTCCTGAGTCTGAATAA
- a CDS encoding YiaA/YiaB family inner membrane protein: MQSVGPQKDSAAWVIQTWAAFVLSISMTTFGIVNLPVDSWVKGFMGMGLAFSVGSTFTLAKTSRDLHETRRLAARIDEAKVEKLLSQHDSLNLK; encoded by the coding sequence ATGCAATCAGTTGGCCCTCAAAAAGACAGCGCCGCTTGGGTTATTCAAACATGGGCGGCTTTTGTACTTTCTATTTCTATGACTACCTTTGGTATTGTAAATTTGCCTGTAGATAGCTGGGTAAAAGGTTTTATGGGTATGGGCTTAGCTTTCTCTGTTGGCTCAACTTTTACTTTGGCAAAAACTAGCAGAGACTTGCACGAAACTAGAAGATTGGCTGCGAGAATTGACGAGGCAAAAGTAGAAAAATTACTCTCACAACATGATTCTCTTAATTTAAAATAA